Proteins encoded in a region of the Pigmentiphaga litoralis genome:
- a CDS encoding sensor histidine kinase yields MNSLFLRIVVCFWLAMGLIVTGVIVVMSRAEASRSEALAAIDPSALATEARAIALADGLPGLRTWIRETENEHPMLAVYIVDKRNEDLLSRDLSELADDRIKAYRARTVRRYVDDPGYVEGMEPESTLRAAHRQAWWNIRRLYLNDSTRYELIFDPMFTPGFGDFGHPNLPWLLLIFALTVSGLVCYGLARYLVLPLRDLQVGVRRLATGDLTPLSMGTASTRRDDVGVLARDVETMAERIRDLITMKETLLRDVSHELRSPLARLQVALGLARRGGERLPVQLDRIERECAFLEEMTRRILESASLEARSGTLHALVLDPIVDRVVDDARFEASTRQVGVRVVRASRPLCLHGDAVALHSAIENVLRNALRFSPSGSEVVVTLKEEPGPVHAWVCVDIADRGPGVPQADLDRIFAPFFRVAAARDRNSGGVGLGLAIVAEAVRRHGGKVSARNRDDGAGLTVSLCLPATGQDAGTSPHAHLPAARYATFNASTIAP; encoded by the coding sequence GTGAACTCGCTGTTCCTGCGCATCGTCGTCTGCTTCTGGCTGGCGATGGGGTTGATCGTGACGGGCGTGATCGTCGTGATGTCCCGCGCCGAAGCCAGCCGCAGCGAAGCCCTGGCCGCGATCGACCCATCGGCATTGGCCACCGAAGCGCGCGCGATTGCGCTGGCTGACGGCCTGCCCGGCCTGCGCACCTGGATCCGCGAAACCGAAAACGAGCACCCGATGCTGGCGGTCTACATCGTTGATAAACGCAACGAAGACCTGCTGTCGCGGGACTTGTCCGAATTGGCCGACGATCGCATCAAGGCCTATCGCGCCCGCACCGTGCGACGCTATGTCGATGACCCCGGCTACGTCGAAGGCATGGAGCCCGAGTCGACCCTGCGCGCCGCGCATCGGCAGGCGTGGTGGAACATCCGCCGGCTCTACCTGAATGACAGCACCCGCTACGAACTCATCTTCGATCCCATGTTCACGCCCGGCTTCGGCGACTTCGGTCATCCGAATCTGCCGTGGCTGTTGCTGATCTTTGCGCTGACCGTGAGCGGGCTGGTCTGCTATGGGCTGGCGCGGTATCTGGTGCTGCCGCTGCGCGATCTGCAGGTGGGTGTGCGGCGCCTGGCCACCGGCGATCTGACGCCGCTGTCGATGGGCACGGCGTCGACCCGGCGTGATGACGTGGGCGTGCTGGCGCGTGATGTGGAAACCATGGCCGAGCGCATCCGCGATCTGATCACCATGAAAGAAACGTTGCTGCGGGATGTCTCGCACGAACTGCGGTCGCCGCTTGCCCGACTGCAAGTGGCCCTGGGCCTGGCGCGCCGGGGCGGCGAGCGTTTACCTGTGCAGCTGGACCGGATCGAACGGGAATGTGCATTCCTGGAAGAGATGACGCGCCGCATTCTGGAGTCGGCCAGCCTGGAAGCACGCAGCGGCACGCTGCACGCGCTGGTGCTGGATCCGATCGTGGATCGCGTGGTGGACGATGCGCGCTTCGAAGCCAGCACGCGTCAGGTCGGCGTGCGGGTGGTGCGCGCGTCCCGGCCGCTGTGCCTGCACGGCGATGCTGTCGCCCTGCATAGTGCGATTGAAAACGTGCTGCGCAACGCGCTGCGATTTTCGCCGTCGGGATCGGAAGTGGTGGTGACCTTGAAGGAAGAACCGGGGCCGGTCCACGCCTGGGTCTGCGTCGACATTGCCGACCGTGGCCCCGGTGTGCCGCAAGCGGATCTGGACCGCATTTTTGCGCCCTTCTTTCGCGTGGCGGCGGCCCGGGATCGCAACTCGGGCGGCGTCGGCCTGGGCCTGGCCATTGTGGCCGAAGCCGTGCGGCGGCATGGCGGGAAGGTGTCGGCCCGCAACCGTGACGATGGCGCTGGCCTGACGGTCAGCCTGTGCCTGCCCGCCACGGGGCAGGACGCCGGCACGTCGCCCCACGCTCATTTGCCCGCCGCCCGATACGCCACCTTCAACGCTTCCACGATCGCGCCGTAG
- a CDS encoding response regulator transcription factor, translated as MSTPAFHPPPVALRPQAALVSGHPHTADGGPSPATPLSILLVEDDVELAQMLVEFMSDETQAVTLAHDGVAALGLLLEQPFDLVVLDVMLPRADGFELLQTLRRRSQVPVIMMTARTAAADRISGLELGADDYLCKPVDPLELMARIRAVLRRTQAPSRDMPAEPDASAHGPLRVVPSLQRATLAGVDLGLTAAELRVLDMLVRQAGTPVSREYLTELALGRSLEAYDRSLDTHVSNLRRKLRRAADLANAPDASVPEIRGLRSFGYVLTSGASMPGPLA; from the coding sequence ATGTCCACTCCCGCTTTCCATCCCCCTCCCGTCGCACTCCGGCCACAGGCCGCCCTGGTGTCCGGTCACCCGCACACTGCCGACGGCGGGCCGTCCCCCGCCACGCCGTTGTCGATATTGCTGGTGGAAGACGACGTCGAGCTGGCGCAGATGCTGGTCGAATTCATGAGCGACGAAACGCAGGCGGTCACGCTGGCGCACGATGGCGTGGCGGCGCTGGGCCTGCTGCTGGAGCAGCCTTTCGACCTGGTGGTGCTGGACGTGATGCTGCCGCGGGCCGACGGCTTCGAGTTGCTGCAGACCCTGAGGCGGCGGTCGCAGGTGCCGGTGATCATGATGACGGCGCGCACTGCCGCGGCCGATCGCATCTCGGGCCTGGAACTGGGCGCCGATGACTACCTGTGCAAGCCGGTGGATCCCCTGGAATTGATGGCGCGGATCCGGGCCGTGTTGCGGCGCACGCAGGCGCCGTCACGCGACATGCCTGCCGAGCCCGACGCGTCGGCGCATGGCCCCTTGCGGGTCGTGCCCTCATTGCAGCGCGCGACGCTGGCCGGGGTGGACCTGGGCCTGACGGCGGCCGAACTGCGCGTGCTGGACATGCTGGTGCGGCAGGCCGGCACGCCGGTCAGCCGCGAATACCTGACCGAGCTGGCGCTGGGCCGCAGCCTGGAAGCCTATGACCGCAGCCTGGATACGCACGTCAGCAATCTGCGCCGCAAATTGCGCCGTGCCGCCGACCTGGCCAATGCGCCGGATGCCTCGGTGCCCGAGATCCGCGGGCTGCGCAGTTTCGGGTATGTGCTGACCTCGGGGGCATCGATGCCCGGGCCGCTGGCGTGA
- a CDS encoding TonB-dependent receptor domain-containing protein, producing the protein MPSPVSRFSAPSVLSVALIAAFAAPPVLAQTASPNPVTLDSVVVSASGFEQDIKEAPASITVVTKEELDSGAFRDLTDALRNVEGVSVTGAAAQQGGGGYDISIRGMPGAYTLILVDGRRQNTREARTNGNAGYEAGWIPPLEAIERIEVIRGAMSSLYGSDAMGGVVNIITRKVAKKWGGSVRVEGTLQERSASGNSGGTNFYLSGPIKNDLLGLALFGGYFNRAEDEILYGFNRAENTNLNGRLSLTPNKNHDIVLDLGRSRQDVSYHRGESVTATTASGRSLNQRDNIALTHTGRYGDLGTSTVSIYQEESYRRNFDLETGAVPASPNKLRNTVLDGKWTLPLGNHLMTIGGQYRKEAFTANNYVGRECIRNNPADPFFNCVATGTPNNSSSYRAINVADSKLSTTIKAVFLEDEWRLTDQLILTGGVRLDDHEIFGREISPRAYAVYNLNDEWTVKGGVSKGYKAPSARDILPGYALSSGGGNGGGSIVIRSNPDLQPETSINQEIGLQYGKRGGISGGVTLFNNDFKNKITEMTLPGVVDPNFPGATIRSRVNVGAAVMRGVEANLKWPVTRTVSLRGTYTFIRSKITDDPVNGQTGLQLAGTPKQVLSATVEWKPNDRATGWTRLLAYDQQMKLNRTSAVPTISPGYAQVDLGGSYKLTKATTLSAAIYNLGDKRLDYDIANQYIDGRRLWLAMNMTF; encoded by the coding sequence ATGCCCTCCCCTGTTTCCCGTTTTTCCGCTCCTTCTGTCCTGAGCGTTGCGCTCATTGCCGCCTTCGCCGCTCCCCCCGTTCTTGCGCAGACTGCGTCACCCAACCCGGTCACCCTCGACAGCGTCGTCGTGTCGGCGTCCGGCTTCGAACAGGACATCAAGGAAGCGCCCGCGTCGATCACTGTGGTCACCAAGGAAGAGCTGGACAGCGGCGCCTTTCGTGACCTGACAGACGCGCTGCGCAACGTGGAAGGCGTGAGCGTGACCGGCGCGGCGGCGCAGCAAGGCGGTGGCGGCTACGACATCAGCATTCGCGGCATGCCGGGCGCGTACACCCTGATCCTGGTCGACGGCCGCCGGCAGAACACGCGCGAAGCCCGCACCAACGGCAACGCAGGCTACGAAGCGGGCTGGATCCCGCCGCTGGAAGCGATCGAACGGATCGAAGTGATCCGCGGCGCCATGTCGTCGCTGTACGGATCCGACGCGATGGGCGGCGTGGTCAACATCATCACGCGCAAGGTCGCAAAGAAGTGGGGCGGCTCGGTTCGCGTCGAAGGCACGCTGCAGGAACGGTCGGCCTCCGGCAATTCGGGCGGCACCAACTTCTACCTGAGCGGCCCGATCAAGAACGACCTGCTGGGCCTGGCCCTGTTCGGCGGTTACTTCAACCGTGCCGAAGACGAGATCCTGTATGGCTTTAACCGCGCCGAGAACACCAACCTGAACGGCCGCCTGTCATTGACGCCGAACAAGAACCACGACATCGTGCTGGACCTTGGCCGCAGCCGGCAGGACGTGTCGTACCACCGCGGCGAGTCGGTCACCGCCACGACGGCATCGGGCCGCAGCCTGAACCAGCGCGACAACATCGCGCTCACGCATACGGGCCGGTATGGCGACCTGGGCACGTCGACCGTGTCGATCTACCAGGAAGAATCCTATCGCCGCAATTTCGACCTTGAAACCGGCGCGGTGCCCGCCTCGCCCAACAAGTTGCGCAACACCGTGCTCGACGGCAAGTGGACCCTGCCGCTGGGCAATCACCTGATGACCATCGGCGGGCAGTATCGCAAGGAAGCCTTCACCGCCAACAACTATGTGGGTCGCGAGTGCATCCGCAACAATCCGGCCGACCCGTTCTTCAACTGCGTCGCGACGGGCACGCCGAACAACAGCAGTTCGTACCGTGCGATCAACGTGGCGGACTCGAAGCTGTCGACAACGATCAAGGCCGTGTTCCTGGAAGACGAATGGCGCCTGACCGACCAGCTGATCCTGACCGGCGGCGTGCGGCTTGATGACCATGAAATCTTCGGCCGCGAAATTTCGCCGCGGGCCTATGCGGTCTACAACCTGAACGACGAATGGACCGTGAAGGGCGGCGTCTCGAAGGGCTACAAGGCGCCTTCCGCGCGCGACATCCTGCCGGGCTATGCGCTGTCGTCCGGCGGCGGCAATGGCGGGGGGTCCATCGTAATCCGGTCCAACCCCGACCTGCAACCCGAGACCAGCATCAACCAGGAAATCGGCCTGCAGTACGGCAAGCGCGGCGGCATCTCGGGCGGCGTCACGCTGTTCAACAACGACTTCAAGAACAAGATTACCGAGATGACGCTGCCCGGCGTGGTCGATCCGAACTTCCCGGGCGCCACCATCCGTTCGCGCGTCAACGTCGGCGCCGCCGTGATGCGCGGCGTCGAAGCCAACCTGAAATGGCCGGTGACGCGCACCGTGTCCTTGCGGGGCACGTACACCTTCATCCGGTCCAAGATCACCGACGATCCGGTCAATGGGCAGACCGGTCTGCAACTGGCGGGCACCCCCAAGCAGGTGCTGAGCGCCACTGTGGAATGGAAGCCGAACGACCGCGCCACCGGCTGGACCCGCCTGCTGGCTTACGACCAGCAGATGAAGCTGAACCGCACCAGCGCCGTGCCGACGATCTCGCCAGGCTATGCGCAAGTGGACCTGGGCGGTTCGTACAAGTTGACGAAAGCAACGACCTTGAGCGCCGCGATCTACAACCTGGGCGACAAGCGCCTGGACTACGACATCGCGAACCAGTACATCGACGGCCGCCGCCTGTGGCTGGCCATGAACATGACCTTCTGA
- a CDS encoding iron transporter produces MTMPTATDDGLAPALLATATADAGPPAAAHAKRATPAKAPAPPVFRYRLQIASRAAAAIFGGYALGASTATVLAAVLPLPRVDAVLLATMLAFIVHAVAAMWAFRCSSLTRLWVGLLAPSAVCWAIAHYFL; encoded by the coding sequence ATGACGATGCCTACCGCCACCGACGACGGCCTTGCACCGGCCCTGCTTGCGACTGCCACGGCAGATGCCGGGCCGCCGGCAGCGGCGCACGCCAAGCGCGCCACGCCGGCCAAGGCCCCTGCACCGCCGGTGTTCCGATACCGCCTGCAGATTGCGTCGCGCGCCGCGGCCGCGATATTCGGCGGCTACGCACTGGGCGCCAGCACGGCCACCGTGCTGGCCGCGGTGCTGCCCCTGCCGCGCGTCGACGCCGTGCTGCTCGCCACCATGCTGGCCTTCATCGTGCACGCCGTTGCCGCGATGTGGGCCTTTCGTTGCTCCAGCCTGACCCGCTTGTGGGTGGGCCTGCTGGCGCCGTCCGCCGTGTGCTGGGCAATCGCCCACTACTTTCTCTGA
- a CDS encoding PepSY-associated TM helix domain-containing protein, which translates to MRIDGKSEGLRQAMSWFHTWSGLLLGWLLYAVFLTGTLSFFVDELNAWMRPELHRSVPQPDTAQRALDGMARLAPDATTWTLGLPTERQNAVEASWRKPGAAAGRAGTERAMLDAATGDPITVRDTRAGSFLYRFHFELHAMPRVWGRWIVGIATMVMFAAILSGVVTHKKIFIDFFTFRRNKGQRSWLDAHNATAVLALPLHIVITFSGLLLLMNMLMPFPKDAVYKGDNAAFFAEFRGQALAAQGQAGQGGGGQGGGEARGGQGGGEGRSGGGRRGNAAAADGPVPLTPIAPLMAQAHAAWPDREVGTIVVTRPGTPTARIELREDGGRNLTERGGSRKLVFHGRDGTLLEQDTPPPPSAIRATYNVMTSLHLGRFAGPAMRWALFIGGIIGTLMVATGMVLWVVKRLPERRKLGATPRGHRLVEVLNVTGIAGLPVAIGAYFYANRLIDATFAQRSAWEINTLFIVWLACLVHAAVRPHRSAWREQLTLAAGLFVFLPILNALTGGAGLTVSIPAGLWAVAGVDAACLVIGALLAYAAYRLRGGGKGAVPAKTPGRKTDGARRGADDGTSSSRPDAGPASASDPAMARTVTAAASGTSLRSPARTEPLPGAAS; encoded by the coding sequence ATGCGCATCGATGGTAAATCCGAAGGTCTGCGGCAGGCGATGTCGTGGTTCCACACCTGGTCGGGCCTGCTGCTCGGATGGCTGCTGTACGCCGTTTTCCTGACCGGTACGCTGAGCTTTTTCGTGGATGAACTGAACGCCTGGATGCGGCCCGAACTGCACCGGTCGGTGCCTCAACCCGACACGGCGCAACGCGCGCTGGACGGCATGGCGCGGCTGGCGCCGGACGCGACGACGTGGACCCTGGGCCTGCCCACGGAACGGCAGAACGCGGTGGAAGCATCGTGGCGCAAACCCGGCGCCGCAGCCGGTCGCGCAGGCACCGAGCGCGCCATGCTCGACGCCGCCACCGGCGACCCGATCACGGTGCGCGACACCCGCGCCGGCAGCTTCCTGTATCGCTTCCACTTCGAACTGCACGCCATGCCGCGCGTGTGGGGACGATGGATCGTGGGCATTGCGACCATGGTCATGTTCGCGGCGATCCTGAGCGGGGTCGTCACGCACAAGAAGATCTTCATCGACTTCTTTACCTTCCGCCGCAACAAGGGTCAGCGATCGTGGCTGGATGCGCACAACGCCACGGCCGTGCTCGCGCTGCCCCTGCACATCGTCATCACGTTCAGCGGTTTGCTGTTGCTGATGAACATGCTGATGCCTTTCCCGAAGGATGCGGTCTACAAGGGCGACAACGCGGCGTTCTTTGCGGAGTTCCGTGGACAGGCCCTGGCGGCGCAAGGGCAGGCAGGGCAAGGCGGTGGGGGCCAAGGTGGCGGCGAAGCACGTGGGGGCCAAGGTGGCGGCGAGGGCCGTAGCGGCGGCGGCCGGCGCGGCAACGCGGCCGCGGCTGACGGCCCGGTGCCCCTGACGCCCATCGCCCCGCTGATGGCGCAGGCCCATGCGGCCTGGCCCGACCGCGAGGTAGGCACCATCGTCGTCACTCGCCCGGGCACGCCGACCGCCCGCATCGAACTGCGTGAAGACGGCGGCCGCAATCTGACCGAACGGGGCGGCAGCCGCAAGCTGGTGTTCCATGGCCGCGACGGCACGCTGCTCGAGCAGGACACACCGCCGCCACCCTCCGCCATCCGCGCCACCTACAACGTCATGACCAGCCTGCATCTGGGCCGATTTGCAGGCCCGGCCATGCGCTGGGCGCTGTTCATCGGCGGAATCATCGGTACGCTGATGGTGGCAACCGGCATGGTGTTGTGGGTCGTTAAACGCCTGCCGGAACGCCGCAAGCTGGGCGCCACCCCCCGCGGCCATCGGCTGGTTGAAGTGCTGAACGTGACCGGCATCGCAGGCTTGCCCGTGGCCATCGGCGCCTACTTCTACGCCAACCGCCTGATCGACGCCACCTTCGCGCAGCGCAGCGCGTGGGAGATCAACACGCTGTTCATCGTATGGCTGGCTTGCCTGGTGCACGCCGCCGTGCGTCCGCATCGCAGCGCTTGGCGCGAACAATTGACGCTGGCGGCGGGGCTTTTTGTGTTCCTTCCAATATTGAACGCGCTCACGGGCGGCGCGGGCCTGACGGTCAGCATCCCGGCTGGCTTGTGGGCGGTCGCAGGCGTGGACGCGGCATGCCTGGTGATCGGCGCCTTGCTGGCCTACGCCGCGTATCGCCTGCGTGGCGGCGGTAAGGGCGCGGTCCCGGCAAAGACACCGGGGCGCAAGACTGACGGCGCGCGACGCGGCGCGGATGACGGTACCTCATCAAGCCGGCCGGACGCGGGCCCGGCTTCCGCCAGTGACCCCGCCATGGCGCGGACCGTTACGGCAGCGGCATCAGGTACGTCGCTGCGCAGCCCTGCCCGGACAGAGCCCTTGCCGGGAGCCGCATCATGA
- a CDS encoding DUF3325 domain-containing protein has product MTGLATLLLSYSGFVGLALAMDRHQEQAELPALNSRRKIGWRVLGSLLLVLALMAAIQAEGTSVGISFWLGMLSIAGIACALMFSYAPRRVLSSAAVIGGAGVLAWLNGYAG; this is encoded by the coding sequence ATGACCGGCCTGGCGACTCTGCTGCTGTCCTACTCGGGTTTTGTCGGGCTGGCGTTGGCGATGGACCGGCATCAGGAACAGGCGGAACTGCCTGCCCTCAATAGCCGCCGCAAGATCGGCTGGCGTGTGCTTGGCTCTCTGCTGCTGGTGCTGGCGCTGATGGCGGCGATTCAGGCCGAAGGCACGTCGGTCGGCATCAGTTTCTGGCTCGGCATGCTCAGCATTGCCGGCATCGCCTGCGCCCTGATGTTCAGCTATGCCCCGCGCCGCGTGCTGTCGTCGGCGGCGGTCATTGGCGGGGCGGGAGTGCTGGCCTGGCTGAATGGATACGCGGGATAA
- a CDS encoding MBL fold metallo-hydrolase, with protein MSNTPSPVVSPLAALRARVPQRPVQAGLFNTLKLMWKVFFAKPRTTRPSGRIPVHTLTAAALLAAPDHTVYRLGHSTLLLKLRGGFWLTDPVFSKRASPIQWAGPKRFHAPPIAIKDLPPLRGVILSHDHYDHLDYASIQALAPKTDVFLTPRGVGDRLIAWGVPAEKVRQLNWWEETEVDGIRFVPGPAKHFSGRTLRDGNRTQWASWIIVDGDTRVFFSGDTGYSAGFRQIGERYGPFDLTLMETGAYDARWPGVHMQPEESLQAHLDLRGKWMLPIHNGTFDLAFHDWHEPYDRIVALGKQHGVQVTTPRMGEAVAIGKPHAGEAWWVGVDAVAA; from the coding sequence ATGTCGAATACGCCTTCTCCCGTCGTTTCCCCGCTGGCCGCCTTGCGCGCGCGGGTCCCGCAGCGCCCGGTGCAGGCGGGGCTGTTCAATACACTCAAGCTGATGTGGAAGGTGTTCTTTGCCAAGCCGCGCACCACCCGGCCATCAGGCCGGATTCCGGTCCACACGCTGACGGCGGCGGCCTTGCTGGCCGCGCCCGATCACACCGTATACCGGCTCGGGCATTCCACGCTGCTGCTCAAGTTACGCGGCGGATTCTGGCTGACCGACCCTGTGTTTTCGAAGCGCGCGTCGCCCATTCAGTGGGCCGGCCCGAAGCGTTTCCATGCGCCGCCGATTGCGATCAAGGACCTGCCGCCGCTGCGCGGCGTGATCCTGTCGCACGACCATTACGATCACCTGGACTACGCCAGCATCCAGGCCCTGGCGCCAAAGACGGATGTGTTCCTGACGCCCCGTGGCGTGGGAGACCGGCTGATTGCGTGGGGCGTGCCGGCAGAAAAGGTGCGGCAGCTGAACTGGTGGGAAGAGACCGAGGTGGATGGCATCCGCTTCGTACCCGGTCCGGCCAAACATTTTTCCGGCCGCACGCTGCGGGATGGCAATCGTACGCAATGGGCGTCGTGGATCATCGTGGATGGCGACACGCGGGTGTTCTTCAGCGGTGACACGGGCTATTCGGCGGGCTTTCGCCAGATTGGCGAACGCTACGGGCCATTTGACCTGACGTTGATGGAGACGGGCGCCTACGATGCCCGATGGCCTGGTGTGCACATGCAGCCGGAAGAAAGCCTGCAGGCCCACCTGGACCTGCGCGGCAAGTGGATGCTGCCCATCCACAACGGCACGTTCGATCTGGCATTCCATGACTGGCACGAACCGTATGACCGGATCGTGGCGCTGGGCAAGCAGCATGGCGTGCAGGTCACCACGCCGCGGATGGGCGAGGCCGTGGCTATCGGCAAGCCGCATGCAGGCGAGGCATGGTGGGTCGGTGTGGACGCGGTGGCGGCCTGA
- a CDS encoding TetR/AcrR family transcriptional regulator produces MTEAPRLTDRKRDAILAAAIAEFRANGFEATSMDRIALRAEVSKRTVYNHFPSKEALFADILVQLWNVSAPERELAYRSDLPLRGQLQELLAAKLRMLNDTHLLDLARVAIAAAIHSPERAQSMVARLGEKEEGLLVWLRAAQDDGKLRGADPAFAAQQLHGMLKTFGFWPQVTMGEPPLSAERQQVVVASTADMFLAAYDRAERE; encoded by the coding sequence ATGACCGAAGCGCCCCGCCTGACCGACCGTAAACGCGATGCCATCCTGGCAGCGGCTATTGCCGAGTTCCGCGCGAACGGCTTCGAGGCCACCAGCATGGACCGGATTGCCCTGCGGGCGGAAGTGTCCAAGCGCACCGTCTACAACCACTTTCCGAGCAAGGAAGCGCTGTTTGCCGACATCCTGGTGCAGCTGTGGAATGTGAGTGCGCCCGAGCGGGAACTGGCGTATCGCAGCGACCTGCCGCTGCGCGGTCAATTGCAGGAACTGCTGGCCGCCAAGCTGCGCATGCTGAATGACACGCACCTGCTGGATCTGGCCCGGGTCGCCATCGCGGCCGCCATTCATTCGCCCGAGCGGGCGCAGAGCATGGTGGCGCGGTTGGGGGAAAAGGAAGAAGGCCTGCTGGTGTGGCTGCGTGCCGCGCAAGACGATGGCAAGCTGCGCGGGGCCGATCCGGCATTCGCCGCGCAGCAGCTGCATGGCATGCTCAAGACCTTCGGATTCTGGCCCCAGGTCACGATGGGTGAACCGCCGCTGTCGGCCGAACGCCAGCAGGTCGTCGTCGCGTCCACGGCAGATATGTTCCTGGCGGCGTACGACCGGGCAGAGCGGGAGTAA
- a CDS encoding DUF4893 domain-containing protein, translated as MSTRYFQGPRQGVACKPVGARPLGRLASLTIAMTVVGALCIAAPAQATGPFPDSLERADRQRLDAFDATRKQAIQTAQTQGAPRDVAELKKVLAGKPMAVAPAEMAGEWRCRTLKLGGLLPLTIYSWFRCRITDDSAGLRLEKLTGSQRTAGTFYDVGGTRLGYAGASSVSGEPVRRYGPDTHHNDVGYLIPVARDRLRLELPLPPQESQFDILELRR; from the coding sequence ATGTCGACACGATATTTCCAAGGCCCGCGGCAAGGGGTCGCCTGCAAGCCGGTTGGCGCTCGGCCGCTCGGCAGGCTCGCGTCGCTGACCATCGCCATGACAGTGGTCGGTGCCTTATGTATTGCCGCCCCCGCGCAGGCGACCGGCCCCTTCCCCGACAGCCTTGAACGCGCCGACCGCCAGCGGCTGGACGCCTTTGATGCGACCCGCAAGCAGGCGATCCAGACCGCACAGACCCAGGGCGCGCCGCGCGATGTGGCCGAACTGAAAAAGGTATTGGCGGGCAAGCCAATGGCTGTGGCTCCGGCCGAGATGGCGGGCGAGTGGCGATGCCGCACCCTGAAGCTGGGCGGGCTGCTGCCGTTGACGATCTATTCCTGGTTCCGCTGCCGCATTACCGACGATTCGGCCGGGCTGCGGCTGGAAAAGCTGACGGGGTCTCAACGCACTGCGGGCACCTTCTACGACGTGGGCGGCACGCGCCTGGGCTATGCCGGCGCCAGCAGCGTGAGCGGGGAGCCGGTCCGCCGCTACGGTCCCGACACGCACCATAACGATGTGGGTTATCTGATTCCGGTGGCGCGTGATCGTCTGCGCCTGGAACTGCCGCTGCCGCCGCAAGAATCGCAATTCGACATCCTGGAGTTGCGGCGCTAA
- a CDS encoding Bug family tripartite tricarboxylate transporter substrate binding protein — protein MKTFIKLAVSASALAAGLVLAGSAWAQAPSGKPLRWIVPYAVGGGSDFLARTIGAQLAETTGQTVVVDNRPGGNTAIGAVETVRAAHDGTTVLSADNGTLIFNPALYKSLSYDPLRDLAPVSLMGRFPMILVVGQTTDIKDAKDFMAKVKAAPGKFSYASAGAGSPHHLAMELLKERAGLRMLHIAYRGAAPALVDVAGGQLAAMMTDLAAGNAFIKGGKVRPIAVANATRLPQLPDVPTFAELGVPNVEAAALVGMVAPAGTPPEVIATLQKNVSAAIHTPAVSKKLVEFGVEPVGGTPQEYAALIQKETAIWHKLIKDLKISLD, from the coding sequence TTGAAAACGTTCATCAAGCTGGCAGTGTCAGCGTCGGCACTTGCGGCAGGACTGGTCCTGGCAGGCAGTGCATGGGCGCAAGCCCCCAGTGGCAAACCCCTGCGCTGGATCGTGCCCTACGCCGTGGGCGGCGGGTCGGACTTCCTGGCCCGGACCATCGGCGCGCAACTGGCCGAGACCACCGGGCAGACCGTTGTCGTTGATAACCGTCCGGGCGGCAACACGGCGATCGGCGCGGTGGAAACCGTCAGGGCCGCGCACGATGGCACGACAGTACTGTCGGCCGACAACGGCACGCTGATCTTCAACCCGGCGCTGTACAAGTCGCTCAGCTATGACCCGCTGCGCGACCTGGCGCCGGTCAGCCTGATGGGCCGCTTCCCGATGATCCTGGTGGTAGGCCAGACCACCGACATCAAGGACGCCAAGGACTTCATGGCCAAGGTCAAGGCCGCGCCCGGCAAGTTCAGTTATGCATCGGCAGGGGCGGGCAGTCCGCATCACCTGGCCATGGAATTGCTGAAGGAACGCGCCGGCCTGCGCATGCTGCACATCGCCTATCGCGGCGCCGCACCGGCCCTGGTCGATGTCGCCGGCGGGCAATTGGCCGCAATGATGACCGACCTGGCCGCTGGCAATGCATTCATCAAGGGCGGCAAGGTGCGCCCGATCGCGGTGGCCAACGCCACGCGCCTGCCGCAGTTGCCCGACGTGCCGACCTTTGCCGAACTGGGCGTGCCCAACGTCGAAGCCGCCGCGCTGGTTGGCATGGTCGCCCCGGCGGGCACCCCGCCCGAGGTGATCGCGACGCTGCAGAAGAACGTGTCCGCCGCGATCCACACCCCGGCAGTCAGCAAGAAGCTGGTGGAATTTGGCGTTGAACCCGTGGGCGGCACGCCGCAGGAATACGCCGCGCTGATTCAAAAAGAGACGGCGATCTGGCACAAGCTGATCAAGGACCTGAAGATCAGCCTGGATTGA